In Cicer arietinum cultivar CDC Frontier isolate Library 1 chromosome 7, Cicar.CDCFrontier_v2.0, whole genome shotgun sequence, a single window of DNA contains:
- the LOC140918765 gene encoding secreted RxLR effector protein 161-like, whose amino-acid sequence MHDPRKTHLTAAKRILRYIKGTKEFGLLFSNGSKGERSELIGYSDSDWCGDLTDRRSTYGYVFKFNEAAISWCTKKQPVTALSSCEAEYIARTFATCQAKWLDSVMKELRCEVMKELRCEVMKPLILRIDNKSAINLAKNPISHGRMQLADGFAKALTLDRFEFLRKKLGVISVQQL is encoded by the exons ATGCATGATCCAAGGAAGACTCACCTGACAGCAGCTAAAAGGATTCTTCGATACATAAAAGGCACAAAGGAGTTTGGGCTGCTATTCTCTAATGGAAGCAAAGGTGAAAgaagtgaacttattggatattCAGACAGTGATTGGTGTGGAGACTTAACAGATAGAAGGAGTACCTATGGCTAtgttttcaaattcaatgaaGCAGCCATATCATGGTGCACAAAGAAGCAACCAGTGACTGCACTTTCATCTTGTGAGGCAGAATATATTGCAAGAACTTTTGCAACTTGTCAAGCAAAGTGGCTGGATTCAGTGATGAAGGAATTGAGGTGTGAAGTGATGAAGGAATTGAGGTGTGAAGTGATGAAGCCTCTAATACTCAGAATTGACAACAAGTCAGCCATCAACCTTGCTAAAAATCCAATCTCACATGGCAGAA TGCAGCTAGCAGATGGTTTTGCAAAAGCTCTAACACTTGACAGATTTGAGTTTTTGAGAAAGAAACTTGGTGTTATAAGTGTTCAACAGTTATGA